The DNA window AAAGAATATTGTTTCCAGTAGCTCTCTAGAATGGACATGCGGTTGGACATGTGAATGTTTCAGTTCAAGTAGCATATTTTGTGAAAACCTGTGAGCGATTCATATAGCTTAGGGGAGAAGATCAAATATTGGTTGCTCTTGGGCACATGGACAAAGATATCAACAACTCATCGTTTAGGTTTTTTTAATTCGATGTCAAACCGTATCAGCATTACAATGAAAATAATTTCCTATGAAGAAGGAAAATTCATATAAAGAGGGTGTATTGTTTGTTCACATGTGTGTACCTGTCTTTTTCAGTTTAATATGATAACTCTTTTAATTCAAGGTTCGAGATGCTAAGTTGATTGGAATTTCAGAACTTTGACAATGGAGTTAATTGAATCACAGAATACCAAGATCCTTACTGCCTGGCGCACGTAGCTCACGTATGAGGGATCGTCATAGAGAAGAAAGAGAATTATTAGTAAAGAAAGCATTTGTTGCAGATATCTTGGATGAAAACAATCTACTAACTCTTCTCCTTCAGAGAAATTCCTCTTACCATGCAGTGTTATGGGATGCAGAACTGCTGCCATCTTCAAGTAAAGAATCTCAGTTCTGCCGAGATGCAAGCGATCGAACATCTGCATCAACAGTAAAACCTTTTCCTGAGAATGAAGATAATCTCGATTACATTAGCCAGTTGAGCAAGTGTATCAATGCAGTGGGTTTCGATCTTAATGATGACGGCCTGGCATATGATTTTCAAATCGATTCTGGAGCTTTACCCTGTGTAGCTTGTGGCATTCTAGGTTTTCCATTCATGGCTGTTATGCAGCCATCCGAGGAAGCATCTAAAAAACTTTCGCTTGAAGGTATGCTTGTTACTCCAGGTGTGGAGGTCGTCAAATCTTTGGAATCCACTTTCCTTTCTGTCCATGGTCAAGTGGACAAGGAGTGTACTAAAGGTACAAGGCCAAAAGCTGTGTAATTTCTCTTCACCACCTTGTCACCGTGGCATCTTTTAAACTAAGAAAGTGTTAAAAGTGGCTTTTATGTCGAAAACTGGCACGATAAATGAAAATGTTTGATGTGCTTATGCTGCATACCCCGATCCATTATTTGCGGTGTGTTAAAGAGTACTACTTACCttctaaataaatttaaattgacTTTTTTCAGGCCCTATTGATTGGCAGGACAAATTTTTTCCTTTGCTCTCTTTATTATGGTGATAAAAGTAGGCTGCTGCTTGTTAGGTTTACTGGCTAATTTTTCCTCATTAGAATCTAGCGCCTCTCCAACTCACATCTATAAGATGCCTACTTCATCTTTTGTATGTTAAATGTGCTCGCATCTTCACTTTTGTAGGTAAAACAGACAAGGCTAAATCAAATCATAGGAATGTAAGCCATGTGAATGAAGCCGCAGTATCAGTGGCTGAATCAGGTCCATTCATATGTTCATCCATGGAACAATCTCTAGGCCCAGAGCTTTCTTCACCTTCGGAGATTGAAGTTGATTCAACTGTTGAAATTACAAAGAGATGGAACATTTCAAATGCGTTTTCAAAGCCACGGATATTCTGCCTAGAGCATGCAATGGAAATCGAAGAATTGTTGTGCTTGGAAGGTGGAGCAAATGTTCTTGTGATCTGTCATTCAGGTAATTACAAGCTTATCAATTTGTGCATCAGAATGGTAGAGTATAAAAGCATGATGAGGTCAATTAACTTGCCCAAATTTGAAAATCTTTGCTGCTAGGCATGAACCTCTACGAGGTGTGTGTTTCTTCATGCCAGAAATACCTAAAATTAAAAATGCCGATATGACCATCATAAATGAAGAGGGTAATCACAAAAAACACCCCGAAGTTGAATATTGTTCATCCTCCAATAAATCAGTTACCACTTACCACTCTATCCTAATAACATACAATTCCATCTTAGAGCGGAACACCGTCAATTTGGGTGAACATGATGTTTCATACCTGTTAGGCTACAGCCGGATTCTTAAGCAATAAAATGAATGGAATTATAGATTGCATGCTCCTTTTCATTGTTGTGAGCATAAATCTGTATGTTGAAGCTTTTTAATTTGTTTAGACTTTGAGAAGATAAAAGCCCATGCTGCCGTCATTGCTGAGGAAATCGTAAGTCCTTTCCAGTGCAATGAGGTTCCTCTAAACACTGCATCTCGGGAAGATTTGAACTTGATTGGTGCTGCAATTGACAGTGAGGAACAAGTTAACCATGCAGGAGACTGGACCTTCCAGTTGAACATCAATTTACGAAACTGTGTGAAAGTCAAAAAGAGTTCTTCTTCGAAAAAAGTTCAGCGTTTATTGACTTTGGGTGCATTGTCTTGTGATGTAACTCCTGTGTCAGTTAAGCCCTGCCTCAATTGGCCATCCAGAAAGATTCGCTCGAGGCGCCAAGTAAAACATGTTGCCAAGGAAACAATCTGGTTGCACTAAGGCTGTGGAGGATGTGAAAACAAAGTTGGAGCAACCAGTGGTCTTGAACGTAGATAATATCCTTCATTATTCGAGGCGAAAATATAAACATCGCAGTTGTGGAGGAATAGGAGGGCTGGCAGACACAAATAACGTCATCTTGCAAGATATTACAGACACCAACCACGTAGATCCAGATACGACAGCTAAAAGCACGACTATAAGTACTGCTATCAGAATTGAAAATGGTGGAGACGTTTCATCTGGGCCCTGTGCCTCAGCTGCAGAGGGCAAATCAGAAACACTTCATGACCATTGGATGCTTTTGCCAACAGGAGGCTTTTTCGGGAATTATCCTCCATCCGAGCTTGCAAATTCACCTGTTATGTCTCTACCAGTGATTGTGAATTCTGAGTCACAAGCTGCTGTTTGTTCTTTAAATGAACAGAAAGGGAAGGACAACTTTGAAAATTCATGCCACGATTCCCAGGCGCATGAAGTCACAGGATCTGGTGGTAGCATAGAGGAAAAGGTGTTGATTCTTGAGAATTCTGATGATTTACCAAAAGCTGAAAATGGGATTTGTCGGGCTATAGAAAATGAAACTTTGACAGACAAACAAATAATCGATGATATTGTTGTAGCAAGCAAAAATGACTTTCAGGTTGCAGAAAATGATCTTGAGAGCCATTGTAACATTCAATCTGATGCAAATGATATGCTGGAAGAATGCTGTGGACGTGCTGACTCCTCTGAGTCTTTGAACGATGACCTTCCTCCAAGATGGGACGAAAAGCAGGAGGAATCCTTTGCCGATCAACTTATCTTAGACAGTGCAATGTTAAAAGCCTCGTGTTCGGGAGAACCACAGGGCATTCAGGCAGATGGAGACAATCAACACCAAGGTGTTTCTAGATTTACTGAACTTGTAAATGAATCGGTTTCTGCTTTGGCTGAAGAACTTCAGGCCCCATGTAAGACACATGACACTGTAGAATCTTGTAATGATAGTGACAACGGATCATTGCAGGAGAAAAGAGAGTCAGATGATTCGAACTCCACCATGGCTCATTCCAAATCAAACGCCAAAACTGGAAACAAACGGAAAAGAGAGATCGACCTGCAAACAGAAGATCAATCCCTTGTCGGAGGCTTTATTAAAAGCCCCTGTGAAGGTTTGAGGTCTAGGACTAGAAAAGATGCAAATCACAAGAACAAGAAAAAACGTGTTGATGTCACGGTCACCATAAAGAAGCTGAGAAATGCGACTAATGATTCAGTTTCCTGCAAGGGTAAGAAAGAAATACAAAAGGGACGTCACAAATGCAACTTAGATCGCTGCTCTATGAGTTTCCAGACGAAGGCAGAGCTCCTCCTGCACAAAGGAAACCAGTGCCCAGTCGAAGGATGCCGGAAAAAGTTCAACTCCCACAAATATGCAATACAGCATCAACGTGTTCATGATGATGACCGGCCTCTTAAATGTCCATGGAATGGTTGTACTATGTCATTCAAATGGGCTTGGGCAAGAACAGAACATTTACGGGTGCATACCGGGGAAAGGCCATATGTGTGCAAAGTTAAGGGATGTGGCCTGACTTTCAGATTCGTATCGGATTTCAGTCGACACAGGCGAAAAACAGGGCATTATGTTTGCACAACCAGCTGAGAACCTCTAATCCTGATGAGGATTATTAGCTTCTTGAAATCTCATCACCCCGGCAATGAAACTTGAACAAATGGAACACAAGAATTATAGGTATGGTGCTAGAGTTGTCGAATGGTAGGGTAGTTTAGGGAATGGATGGAACCGTGTGAAGTAAgcattttactttttttttgctGATTTTTTTATTGTAGGGATAAATATGATCTTCACTCTCCTGCCTTGTTCAAGTTAACGTGAAAGTGCAAAAAGTTGGATCTCCACAATTGGTATTCACCAAATAGCAATTCTTGAAAATGCCCTTTCAATTTCTTTACATTTTTTTCCTCAAAATATCTTAAATATTTCTCCtataaatatgaatttttaatTCTGTCCGCATAATGTTTGTCAAATAATTTAAAAAGGTTGTATGTTTGATAATTGGGAAACCATCCGATTCCAGTTGGCACTAATCCACAATTCCAATCGTTAATTAATTTACACGTATCGAATAGGCTAATAAAGTTTTAGCGTTACGTGTTTCTGTGCATTGAAAAATATATGGATTGTACTGATTTCTTTCGACTTTTTTTAATATCCATTGCTGCAATTGACCATTAAAATAGTCAGCAATTGAATGAAGTTATTTGAAATATGATTAGATTATGTGTGTATCAATTTGACACAAAagtttaatttcaattttatggaaattgcatgatatttattatgtaACTTTGATGAACAAGCTTAATAGTAATTTTCATATATCTCtacatatttttttaacatttcTCCAACTTCTCTTATTTT is part of the Primulina eburnea isolate SZY01 chromosome 1, ASM2296580v1, whole genome shotgun sequence genome and encodes:
- the LOC140823622 gene encoding LOW QUALITY PROTEIN: lysine-specific demethylase ELF6 (The sequence of the model RefSeq protein was modified relative to this genomic sequence to represent the inferred CDS: deleted 1 base in 1 codon): MKKVEIPKWLEGLPLAPEFRPTDTEFADPIAYISKIEKEASAFGICKVIPPFPKPSRKYVLHNLNKSLSKCPELGSDLNLVASSKMDIAGDESCDRGVDGGECRAVFTTRQQELGCDKGRRVKEMVGDQLPTYQKQVWQSGEVYTLEQFEAKSKHFAKSQLGTLKEVNPLVIEAMFWKTASEKPIYVEYANDVPGSGFAEPEGLLHYFHRGRRRRRKRNSFDRSNLGSSDSNNNQLGLSKNINSGNDSGSNNTPNLCKETANSLQPVQPHQTAAFSVNKDFDSSIEMHGTAGWKLSNSPWNLQVIARSPGSLTRFMPDDIPGVTSPMVYVGMLFSWFAWHVEDHDLHSLNFLHMGSPKTWYAVPGDYAFNFEEVIRLHAYGGNIDQLTALSLLGEKTTILSPEVIVASGMPCCRLVQNPGEFVVTFPRAYHTGYSHGFNCGEAANFGTPKWLTVAKEAAVRRAAMNYLPMLSHQQLLYLLTMSFISRIPRSLLPGARSSRMRDRHREERELLVKKAFVADILDENNLLTLLLQRNSSYHAVLWDAELLPSSSKESQFCRDASDRTSASTVKPFPENEDNLDYISQLSKCINAVGFDLNDDGLAYDFQIDSGALPCVACGILGFPFMAVMQPSEEASKKLSLEGMLVTPGVEVVKSLESTFLSVHGQVDKECTKGKTDKAKSNHRNVSHVNEAAVSVAESGPFICSSMEQSLGPELSSPSEIEVDSTVEITKRWNISNAFSKPRIFCLEHAMEIEELLCLEGGANVLVICHSDFEKIKAHAAVIAEEIVSPFQCNEVPLNTASREDLNLIGAAIDSEEQVNHAGDWTFQLNINLRNCVKVKKSSSSKKVQRLLTLGALSCDVTPVSVKPCLNWPSRKIRSRRQVKHVARKQSGCTKAVEDVKTKLEQPVVLNVDNILHYSRRKYKHRSCGGIGGLADTNNVILQDITDTNHVDPDTTAKSTTISTAIRIENGGDVSSGPCASAAEGKSETLHDHWMLLPTGGFFGNYPPSELANSPVMSLPVIVNSESQAAVCSLNEQKGKDNFENSCHDSQAHEVTGSGGSIEEKVLILENSDDLPKAENGICRAIENETLTDKQIIDDIVVASKNDFQVAENDLESHCNIQSDANDMLEECCGRADSSESLNDDLPPRWDEKQEESFADQLILDSAMLKASCSGEPQGIQADGDNQHQGVSRFTELVNESVSALAEELQAPCKTHDTVESCNDSDNGSLQEKRESDDSNSTMAHSKSNAKTGNKRKREIDLQTEDQSLVGGFIKSPCEGLRSRTRKDANHKNKKKRVDVTVTIKKLRNATNDSVSCKGKKEIQKGRHKCNLDRCSMSFQTKAELLLHKGNQCPVEGCRKKFNSHKYAIQHQRVHDDDRPLKCPWNGCTMSFKWAWARTEHLRVHTGERPYVCKVKGCGLTFRFVSDFSRHRRKTGHYVCTTS